The genome window TTTAATGTGTAGTAAGGAATATAGGGATGAGATATTAGCCTCTGCTACAGGTTCAACAGTAAAGCATACTGCTCCAAAGAGAATACTTAAATTTAAATTTGTATTGCCACCTTTAAAAGTTCAACAGAAAATTGGTAAATTTCTATATTCTCTTGACGCTAAGATAGAGATAAATAATAAATTGAATAATAAGTTAGAACGCCTAGCCAGTACGATTTATAATAAAACATTTCTATACTTTGGTTCTTATAATGAAGATGAAATAATTGAAAACGATTATGGAAAAGTACCATTGGATTGGCATGTAAAAACAATTGAAGAAATTACTTCAACTATTATTGATTATCGGGGTAAAACCCCTAAGAAATTGGGGTCAGATTGGTCATCTGAGGGTATTCTTGCTCTTTCTGCAAAAATAATAAAAAATAATAGATTGGTTAATTTATCCAATTCAAAATTTGTTAGTGAAGAACTTTATGAAAAGTGGATGAAGGAGGAACTTGAAGCCAAGGATATTATTTTGACTTCAGAAGCACCCTTGGGGGAGCTTTACTATATTGCAGAATTTGAAAAATACTGTTTAAGCCAGCGTGTCTATTGTTTAAGAGCCAACCCTAAATTAATTCATCCGGCAATCCTTTTTATGCATTTAATGAATCCTATTGTAAAACAGGATATCCAAAG of Niallia circulans contains these proteins:
- a CDS encoding restriction endonuclease subunit S codes for the protein MTYSGWDSVELEELIEIKHGYAFKGDYFSEDETNNILLTPGNFKVGGGFSFSKFKYYEEDQDFPEEYVLKEKDLIVTMTDLSKEGDTLGYPALVPKIKGKRLLHNQRLGKVVIKNNQKIDKLFLFYLMCSKEYRDEILASATGSTVKHTAPKRILKFKFVLPPLKVQQKIGKFLYSLDAKIEINNKLNNKLERLASTIYNKTFLYFGSYNEDEIIENDYGKVPLDWHVKTIEEITSTIIDYRGKTPKKLGSDWSSEGILALSAKIIKNNRLVNLSNSKFVSEELYEKWMKEELEAKDIILTSEAPLGELYYIAEFEKYCLSQRVYCLRANPKLIHPAILFMHLMNPIVKQDIQSRATGSTVTGIRQSELRKVKVLVPPKTQQEEIGNLLDSLLTKVNLLQKENIATWNLRNKLVTKLVTGQIDI